Proteins encoded within one genomic window of Nonomuraea gerenzanensis:
- a CDS encoding TetR/AcrR family transcriptional regulator, with amino-acid sequence MAVSARRGAPLTLEEISTTALRLMDEGGVAGLSMRKLAAELDVNPMSLYHHVENKEALIRLLCATAAQRMELPPDDGSPWQEQLRALALAYHRNALEHPAMWHHLHNHPEIIADRGLVIWQTLYRILRLAGVPEPELRRTSDVLHAFVTGFVIAETTGHLPAEEVERDFDTAIRLIIDGVAGLSR; translated from the coding sequence ATGGCCGTGAGCGCGCGCAGGGGCGCACCCCTGACTCTCGAAGAGATCAGCACCACCGCCCTGCGTCTCATGGACGAGGGCGGCGTGGCGGGGTTGTCCATGCGCAAACTGGCGGCCGAGCTGGACGTCAACCCGATGTCGCTCTACCACCACGTGGAGAACAAAGAGGCGCTGATCAGGCTCCTGTGCGCAACGGCCGCGCAGCGCATGGAGCTGCCGCCGGACGACGGCTCACCCTGGCAGGAGCAGTTGCGGGCGCTGGCCCTGGCCTACCACCGCAACGCGCTGGAGCATCCGGCCATGTGGCACCACCTGCACAACCACCCCGAGATCATCGCGGACCGGGGGCTCGTCATCTGGCAGACCCTCTACCGCATCCTGCGCCTGGCCGGGGTGCCGGAGCCGGAGCTGCGGCGGACGAGCGACGTGCTGCACGCCTTCGTCACGGGCTTCGTCATCGCCGAGACGACGGGGCACTTGCCGGCCGAGGAGGTCGAGCGCGACTTCGACACGGCCATCCGGCTGATCATCGACGGCGTGGCGGGGCTGTCCAGGTAG
- a CDS encoding acyl-CoA dehydrogenase family protein translates to MDFELTDEQRAFRETLRAFVDKEIVPVATEWEHSGRYPAEIVDKMKQMGLFGLSVPEEYGGMAADMVSFALVFEEIARGWMGVAGTIGSHSLACWMIARHGTEEQKRLHLPDLAAGTRRTAIALTEPGAGTDLQGIQTRAVRDGDHYVVTGTKTWITNARHADPLPVLVKTSIAEPAHKGMSVLLVDPSTPGFSVSRDLPKLGYKGTETCEVVLDEVRVPLSCLLGGVEGRGMQQVLGGLEMGRVNIAARAVGVAQAAYDAALAYARERTAFGQPISDFQAIQLKLADMATEIQAARLLTYWAASQADGGRRVDMEAGMAKYFASEVALKASLEAMRIHGGYGYSQEYVVERLYRDAPLMAIGEGTNDVQRMVIARALVSGKGKVGW, encoded by the coding sequence ATGGACTTCGAGCTGACCGACGAGCAGAGGGCGTTCCGCGAGACCCTGCGCGCGTTCGTGGACAAGGAGATCGTGCCGGTCGCGACCGAGTGGGAGCACTCCGGGCGCTATCCCGCCGAGATCGTCGACAAGATGAAGCAGATGGGGCTGTTCGGCCTGTCCGTGCCCGAGGAGTACGGCGGGATGGCGGCCGACATGGTGTCGTTCGCGCTGGTCTTCGAGGAGATCGCGCGCGGCTGGATGGGCGTGGCGGGCACGATCGGCTCCCACTCGCTGGCCTGCTGGATGATCGCCCGCCACGGCACCGAGGAGCAGAAGCGGCTGCACCTGCCCGACCTGGCCGCAGGCACCCGGCGTACCGCGATCGCGCTGACCGAGCCGGGCGCCGGCACCGACCTGCAGGGCATCCAGACACGCGCCGTCCGCGACGGCGACCACTACGTGGTGACCGGCACCAAGACGTGGATCACCAACGCCCGCCACGCCGACCCGCTGCCCGTGCTCGTCAAGACCTCGATCGCCGAGCCCGCCCACAAGGGCATGTCGGTGCTGCTCGTGGACCCCTCCACGCCGGGCTTCAGCGTCAGCCGCGACCTGCCCAAGCTCGGCTACAAGGGCACCGAGACGTGCGAGGTGGTGCTCGACGAGGTGCGCGTGCCGCTCTCCTGCCTGCTCGGCGGCGTCGAGGGGCGCGGCATGCAGCAGGTGCTCGGCGGGCTGGAGATGGGCCGCGTCAACATCGCCGCGCGCGCCGTCGGCGTCGCCCAGGCCGCCTACGACGCCGCGCTCGCCTACGCCCGTGAGCGCACCGCCTTCGGCCAGCCGATCTCCGACTTCCAGGCCATCCAGCTCAAGCTCGCCGACATGGCCACGGAGATCCAGGCCGCCCGGCTGCTCACGTACTGGGCCGCGTCCCAGGCCGACGGCGGCAGGCGGGTGGACATGGAGGCGGGCATGGCCAAGTACTTCGCCTCGGAGGTGGCGCTCAAAGCGTCGCTGGAGGCGATGCGCATCCACGGTGGGTACGGGTACTCGCAGGAGTACGTGGTCGAGCGGCTCTACCGGGACGCGCCGCTGATGGCGATCGGCGAGGGCACCAACGACGTGCAGCGCATGGTCATCGCCCGCGCGCTCGTCTCGGGGAAGGGCAAGGTCGGCTGGTAG
- a CDS encoding bifunctional cytochrome P450/NADPH--P450 reductase — translation MARIPAPQGLPLVGNTLQIPSDAPVEHFVKVASRYDEGIFQLEIAGRRVIMVYDPDMVAEVCDESRFVKRLRPPLTIVRDFGGDGLFTADHDEPVWGHAHRILMPAFSQRSMKAYYPQFLEVAKQLVTSWAARQGEDLPVADDMTRLTLDTISLTGFGYRFNSFDSPELHPFLQAMGGALTEAMHRNQQLPFVTKLKKRNEETYQRDIATMQALVDEVIKQRRAEGGGGSKDLLGLMLEASDPQSGARLSDENIRNQVLTFLIAGHETTSGLLSFALYNLLREPHLLARAYEEVDRLLPGDEPPAYETIMKLDVIPRILEETLRVWSPIPVFGVTAVQDTMIGGYLIPKNQSVGVLLPPLHRSAKAWEQPDEFDIDRWLPENRKRHHPGAYKPFGNGERACIGRQFALTEARLALALILRRFALSDPNVYRMKTKQTLTLKPDGFTLRVRERRAHERAVATALPEQESEQRDVAVTGVPLTVAYGSNLGTSSDIAERLAERAGRAGFAVTLTTLDELAPPSEGLLIVVASSYNGKAPDNAQRFDELETLPDLSGVRLAVLGCGNTQWPTYQDFPRRAYEKLTAAGAVPLVERGEADTDGDFDGDVSAWTARLWAALAEEYSASSDLGAGAAGPRYEMEVLTETEVRPSVVSERAFPLTVISNEELTGDPEGLWDFSVEAPRPGVRSIVARLPEGVTYAAGDHVAVFAKNDPELVEWALRCLRVPREQVVRLRAAGATHLPVDTPVTAGLLLTEFAELQEVATRADLEALAAHTACPWTNGQLAELTASYADEILAKRVSTLALLERFPAIELPLPVFLELAGPIKPRYYSVSSSPLADPGTVRLTVGLVEGPAWSGTGTYQGMCSAYLAGLRPGEVFYGYIRVPAPPFRLPDDPATPVILVGPGTGFAPLRGFLEERALSGASGRAEVFTGCRHPEHDLLYAGELAAWEAADLVRVHRAYSAVAGHPYRFVQEAVADRAEEVWELLEQGAHVYVCGDGLRMAPAVRQALLDIHRSRTGDEDGAAWLARLEADGRYQQDVFA, via the coding sequence ATGGCTCGGATCCCCGCCCCTCAGGGCCTGCCGCTCGTGGGCAACACGCTGCAGATCCCCTCGGACGCGCCCGTGGAGCACTTCGTCAAGGTCGCCTCCCGGTACGACGAGGGCATCTTCCAGCTGGAGATCGCCGGCCGCCGGGTCATCATGGTCTACGACCCCGACATGGTGGCCGAGGTGTGTGACGAGAGCCGTTTCGTCAAGCGGCTCAGACCGCCCCTGACGATCGTGCGCGACTTCGGCGGCGACGGCCTGTTCACGGCCGACCACGACGAGCCGGTGTGGGGTCACGCGCACCGCATCCTGATGCCGGCCTTCAGCCAGCGCTCGATGAAGGCGTACTACCCGCAGTTCCTGGAGGTCGCCAAGCAGCTCGTCACGTCGTGGGCGGCCCGCCAGGGGGAGGACCTGCCCGTCGCCGACGACATGACCAGGCTGACGCTCGACACGATCTCGCTGACCGGGTTCGGCTACCGGTTCAACTCCTTCGACTCGCCCGAGCTGCACCCGTTCCTGCAGGCCATGGGCGGGGCGCTGACCGAGGCCATGCACCGCAACCAGCAGCTGCCGTTCGTCACCAAGCTGAAGAAGCGCAACGAGGAGACCTACCAGCGCGACATCGCCACCATGCAGGCCCTCGTGGACGAGGTGATCAAGCAGCGCCGCGCCGAGGGCGGCGGGGGCAGCAAGGACCTGCTCGGGCTGATGCTGGAGGCGTCGGACCCGCAGAGCGGCGCCCGCCTGTCGGATGAGAACATCCGCAATCAGGTCCTCACCTTCCTCATCGCCGGCCACGAGACCACCAGCGGCCTGCTCTCCTTCGCGCTGTACAACCTGCTGCGCGAGCCGCACCTGCTGGCCCGCGCGTATGAGGAGGTGGACCGGCTGCTGCCGGGCGACGAGCCGCCGGCGTACGAGACGATCATGAAGCTGGACGTCATCCCCCGCATCCTGGAGGAGACGCTGCGGGTCTGGTCGCCGATCCCCGTCTTCGGCGTGACCGCCGTCCAGGACACCATGATCGGCGGCTACCTCATCCCGAAGAACCAGAGCGTCGGCGTGCTGCTGCCGCCGCTGCACCGCAGCGCCAAGGCGTGGGAGCAGCCGGACGAGTTCGACATCGACCGCTGGCTGCCGGAGAACAGGAAGCGGCACCACCCGGGCGCGTACAAGCCGTTCGGCAACGGCGAGCGGGCCTGCATCGGGCGGCAGTTCGCGCTGACCGAGGCCAGGCTGGCCCTGGCGCTGATCCTGCGGCGCTTCGCCCTGTCCGACCCGAACGTCTACCGCATGAAGACCAAGCAGACGCTCACCCTCAAGCCCGACGGGTTCACGCTGCGGGTGCGCGAGCGGCGCGCGCACGAGCGGGCCGTGGCGACCGCGCTGCCCGAGCAGGAGAGCGAGCAGCGGGACGTCGCGGTGACCGGCGTGCCGCTCACCGTCGCCTACGGCTCCAACCTGGGCACCAGCTCCGACATCGCCGAGCGGCTGGCCGAGCGGGCCGGGCGGGCCGGGTTCGCCGTCACGCTGACCACGCTGGACGAGCTGGCGCCGCCGTCCGAGGGGCTGCTGATCGTGGTGGCCTCCTCCTACAACGGCAAGGCGCCCGACAACGCCCAGCGCTTCGACGAGCTGGAGACGCTGCCCGACCTGTCCGGGGTGCGGCTGGCCGTGCTGGGCTGCGGGAACACTCAGTGGCCGACGTACCAGGACTTCCCGCGGCGCGCGTACGAGAAGCTGACGGCGGCGGGGGCCGTCCCGCTCGTCGAGCGGGGCGAGGCCGACACGGACGGCGACTTCGACGGCGACGTGTCCGCGTGGACGGCCCGGCTGTGGGCGGCGCTGGCCGAGGAGTACAGCGCCTCCTCTGATCTGGGCGCGGGGGCGGCCGGGCCGCGCTACGAGATGGAGGTGCTCACCGAGACCGAGGTCAGGCCGTCGGTGGTGTCGGAGCGGGCGTTCCCATTGACCGTGATCTCCAACGAGGAGCTGACCGGCGACCCCGAGGGGCTGTGGGACTTCTCGGTCGAGGCGCCGCGCCCCGGCGTGCGCTCCATCGTCGCCAGGCTGCCGGAAGGGGTGACGTACGCGGCGGGCGACCACGTGGCCGTCTTCGCCAAGAACGACCCCGAGCTGGTGGAGTGGGCGCTGCGCTGCCTGCGCGTCCCCCGCGAGCAGGTCGTACGGCTGCGCGCCGCCGGCGCCACCCACCTGCCCGTGGACACGCCGGTCACGGCCGGGCTGCTGCTGACCGAGTTCGCCGAGCTGCAGGAGGTGGCCACCCGCGCCGACCTGGAGGCGCTGGCCGCGCACACCGCGTGCCCGTGGACCAACGGGCAGCTCGCCGAGCTGACCGCGAGCTACGCCGACGAGATCCTCGCCAAGCGCGTCTCGACGCTGGCGCTGCTGGAGCGCTTCCCGGCGATCGAGCTGCCGCTGCCGGTGTTCCTGGAGCTGGCCGGGCCGATCAAGCCGCGTTACTACTCGGTCTCCTCCTCGCCGCTGGCCGACCCCGGCACGGTACGCCTCACCGTCGGCCTGGTCGAGGGCCCCGCCTGGTCCGGCACCGGCACCTACCAGGGCATGTGCTCGGCCTATCTGGCCGGGCTGAGGCCGGGCGAGGTCTTCTACGGCTACATCCGCGTGCCCGCGCCGCCGTTCCGGCTGCCGGACGACCCGGCCACGCCGGTGATCCTCGTCGGCCCCGGCACCGGGTTCGCGCCGCTGCGCGGCTTCCTGGAGGAGCGGGCGCTGAGCGGGGCGAGCGGGCGGGCCGAGGTGTTCACCGGGTGCCGCCATCCCGAGCACGACCTGCTGTACGCCGGCGAGCTGGCCGCCTGGGAGGCGGCCGACCTGGTGCGGGTGCATCGGGCGTACTCGGCGGTGGCGGGGCATCCGTACCGGTTCGTGCAGGAGGCCGTGGCGGATCGGGCGGAGGAGGTGTGGGAACTGCTGGAGCAGGGGGCGCACGTGTACGTCTGCGGTGACGGGCTGCGGATGGCGCCCGCCGTACGGCAGGCCCTGCTCGACATCCACCGCAGCAGGACCGGTGACGAGGACGGCGCGGCGTGGCTGGCCCGGCTGGAGGCGGACGGGCGTTACCAGCAGGACGTGTTCGCCTGA
- a CDS encoding ACT domain-containing protein: MLLRLRVSLPDRPGGLGQVAKALGALGADILQVTVLEREAGRAVDDFTVSWPGPVTAAEARERLSAMPGVRVEGVWATKEVPGSAPDYDLLMHVAAEPARGFATLVDALPALCGAEWSVAVADGAVRHASLAAPSEFDLPESPPRAICVDAKEVRLMLLPVLTAGMHVVVARAEGPVFHRAEVERAARIVDVVSKLAARAS; the protein is encoded by the coding sequence ATGCTGCTGCGACTGAGGGTGTCGTTGCCCGACCGGCCGGGTGGTCTCGGCCAGGTCGCCAAGGCGCTGGGTGCGCTGGGAGCGGACATCCTGCAGGTCACCGTGCTCGAACGCGAGGCCGGCAGGGCCGTGGACGACTTCACCGTCTCCTGGCCCGGGCCGGTGACCGCCGCCGAGGCACGCGAGCGGCTGTCCGCCATGCCCGGCGTGCGGGTGGAAGGCGTGTGGGCGACCAAGGAGGTGCCCGGCTCGGCGCCCGACTACGACCTGCTGATGCACGTGGCCGCCGAGCCCGCCAGGGGTTTCGCCACGCTCGTGGACGCCCTGCCCGCCTTGTGCGGCGCGGAGTGGTCGGTGGCCGTGGCCGACGGCGCCGTGCGGCACGCCTCGCTGGCCGCGCCCAGCGAGTTCGACCTGCCGGAGTCGCCGCCGCGGGCCATCTGCGTGGACGCCAAGGAGGTGCGGCTGATGTTGCTGCCCGTGCTCACCGCCGGGATGCACGTGGTGGTGGCGCGGGCCGAGGGGCCGGTCTTCCACCGCGCCGAGGTCGAGCGGGCCGCGCGCATCGTGGACGTGGTCTCGAAGCTGGCGGCGCGCGCCTCCTGA
- a CDS encoding acyltransferase family protein, which translates to MSAAAVPAATPAAPSPAARLAWLDALRGIGALAVVAEHLLPWFVPALRPYWFSLGVYGILVFFLVSGYIIPTSLERHGDVRAFWISRFFRLYPLYLAVIALVLALAWWVPVRGEVPRDGSAVAAHATMLLDVVSVGGVADTMWTLSYEMVFYLLVTALFLTRGHDRSGTWSMLFAAAAVVVGLVASGALFKGGWPAYVSCAVFVVGLAGVLVGRFRTAAACLLGVMAVTALVLSSRVPWLGTAVLAVMFAGTAIHRWERGTGGLWPVAVTSALVAIAPLWAIESGWWWVRADVWITTIALAGATFAGGMALRGRRLPRVLVWFGLISYSLYLVHHPLLKYFVELSGDLRRAALPVQLGMSALAVAVIIGASALTYRYVERPMQDLGRRVSRRYRHRLQGGGDQRVARQDPGHDGVLGHQERQVPDRVRDHVGQGDPLG; encoded by the coding sequence GTGTCCGCCGCCGCCGTTCCCGCCGCCACCCCCGCCGCACCGAGCCCCGCCGCGAGGCTGGCCTGGCTGGACGCCCTGCGGGGCATCGGCGCGCTGGCCGTGGTGGCCGAGCACCTGCTGCCGTGGTTCGTGCCCGCGCTCCGGCCGTACTGGTTCAGCCTGGGCGTCTACGGCATCCTGGTCTTCTTCCTGGTCAGCGGCTACATCATCCCCACGTCCCTGGAACGGCACGGCGACGTCAGGGCGTTCTGGATCAGCCGCTTCTTCCGCCTCTACCCGCTCTACCTCGCCGTCATCGCCCTCGTCCTGGCCCTGGCCTGGTGGGTGCCGGTGCGCGGGGAGGTGCCGCGCGACGGGAGCGCGGTGGCGGCGCACGCGACCATGCTGCTCGACGTCGTCAGCGTCGGCGGCGTGGCCGACACCATGTGGACACTGTCGTACGAGATGGTGTTCTACCTGCTGGTCACGGCGCTGTTCCTGACCCGGGGGCACGACCGCAGCGGGACGTGGTCGATGCTCTTCGCGGCGGCGGCCGTGGTGGTGGGGCTGGTGGCGTCGGGCGCGCTGTTCAAGGGCGGGTGGCCGGCGTACGTGTCGTGCGCGGTGTTCGTCGTCGGCCTGGCAGGCGTGCTGGTGGGCAGGTTCCGTACGGCCGCCGCCTGCCTGCTCGGTGTCATGGCGGTGACGGCGCTGGTGCTGAGCAGCCGGGTGCCGTGGCTGGGCACGGCGGTGCTGGCGGTGATGTTCGCGGGCACGGCGATCCACCGGTGGGAGCGCGGGACGGGCGGGCTGTGGCCGGTCGCGGTCACCTCGGCGCTGGTCGCGATCGCACCCTTGTGGGCCATCGAGAGCGGCTGGTGGTGGGTGCGGGCCGACGTGTGGATCACCACGATCGCGCTGGCCGGGGCCACGTTCGCGGGCGGGATGGCGCTGCGCGGGCGGCGGCTGCCCCGCGTGCTGGTGTGGTTCGGGCTGATCAGCTACTCGCTGTACCTGGTGCACCATCCGCTGCTGAAGTACTTCGTGGAGCTCTCCGGCGACCTGCGGCGGGCGGCGCTGCCGGTGCAGCTCGGCATGTCGGCGCTGGCGGTGGCCGTGATCATCGGCGCCAGCGCGCTGACCTACCGCTACGTCGAGCGGCCCATGCAGGACCTGGGCCGCCGCGTGTCACGCCGATACCGGCACCGGCTCCAGGGCGGCGGCGATCAGCGGGTGGCGCGTCAGGACCCCGGCCACGACGGGGTCCTCGGCCATCAGGAACGCCAGGTGCCTGACCGCGTGCGCGACCACGTTGGCCAGGGCGATCCGCTCGGGTGA
- a CDS encoding MaoC family dehydratase — protein sequence MTVHEPAIGRYYEDFTVGDVYQHPMGRTISETDNTWFTLLTMNTNQNHFNAHLAARSPTGKIIVNSGLSVAVVLGLSVIDVSQTAIVNLGWDGIKLTHPVFVGDTLYAESKVTGKRESKSRPYAGIVTCYTRGLNQDGDEVMSWTRTVMVYRRDAPHDKGYFPQARTGPL from the coding sequence GTGACCGTGCACGAGCCCGCCATCGGCCGCTACTACGAGGACTTCACCGTAGGGGACGTCTACCAGCACCCGATGGGCCGCACGATCAGCGAGACGGACAACACCTGGTTCACGCTCCTGACGATGAACACGAACCAGAACCACTTCAACGCCCACCTCGCGGCCAGATCGCCCACCGGAAAGATCATCGTCAACTCGGGGCTGAGCGTGGCCGTCGTGCTCGGCCTGTCCGTCATCGACGTCAGCCAGACCGCGATCGTCAACCTGGGCTGGGACGGCATCAAGCTCACCCATCCCGTGTTCGTGGGCGACACCCTGTACGCGGAGTCGAAGGTGACCGGCAAACGCGAGTCGAAGTCGCGGCCGTACGCCGGGATCGTCACCTGCTACACCCGCGGGCTCAACCAGGACGGCGACGAGGTCATGTCCTGGACCCGGACCGTCATGGTCTACAGGCGCGACGCCCCGCACGACAAGGGCTACTTCCCCCAGGCCAGGACCGGCCCGCTCTGA
- a CDS encoding NosD domain-containing protein — MRLLSVAVLASLLPAVPSTAYAAAAGTTYYVDSRGGDDAAAGTSAGTAWKSLEKLAAAELKPGDTVAVKRGGSFTGPLTLESSGTAAQPITIKAYGSGALPKISGSDADCVVVKGNHWAISGLHASNCRWAGFQLDGDHNELRGVKADRNIAGVFVTPSGSRNTIRDSVLTDNNRMSVNDDGGDDDSGAFGVLLNGDDNVVTGNTISGSFARSADYGTDGAAVEIFNGDRNRVTHNVSRNNETFTELGAQKGKTATGNLFAFNVVTSSRSRGSFLITRGSRHIVGPVKGTIAVHNSVYLPARDTIGWSCHDGCSPSILKLRNNVIAVGGEAGWEDGAGADEDGGVYQGRTARFKLGPKSVMADPKFVSRTDLRLRPGSPALGRGVALTPQWYGGKAFGRDIKGKALSGPLDAGAYQH; from the coding sequence ATGAGGTTGCTGTCCGTGGCCGTCCTGGCCTCGCTCCTGCCTGCCGTACCGTCCACTGCCTACGCGGCCGCTGCGGGCACCACCTACTACGTGGACTCCCGGGGAGGTGACGACGCCGCGGCCGGCACCAGCGCCGGCACCGCGTGGAAGTCCCTGGAGAAGCTGGCCGCCGCCGAGCTCAAGCCCGGCGACACCGTCGCCGTCAAGCGCGGCGGCAGCTTCACCGGCCCGCTCACGCTGGAGTCCAGCGGCACCGCCGCCCAGCCCATCACGATCAAGGCGTACGGCAGCGGCGCGCTCCCCAAGATCAGCGGCAGCGACGCCGACTGCGTCGTGGTCAAGGGCAACCACTGGGCCATCAGCGGCCTGCACGCCTCCAACTGCCGCTGGGCGGGCTTCCAGCTCGACGGCGACCACAACGAGCTGCGCGGGGTGAAGGCCGACCGCAACATCGCCGGCGTCTTCGTCACGCCCTCCGGCTCGCGCAACACCATCCGCGACAGCGTCCTGACCGACAACAACCGGATGAGCGTCAACGACGACGGCGGCGACGACGACTCCGGCGCCTTCGGCGTGCTCCTCAACGGCGACGACAACGTGGTCACCGGCAACACCATCTCCGGCAGCTTCGCCAGGAGCGCCGACTACGGCACCGACGGCGCCGCCGTCGAGATCTTCAACGGCGACCGCAACCGGGTCACCCACAACGTCTCCAGGAACAACGAGACGTTCACCGAGCTCGGCGCCCAGAAGGGCAAGACCGCCACCGGCAACCTCTTCGCCTTCAACGTCGTCACCTCCTCCCGCAGCCGCGGCTCCTTCCTCATCACCCGCGGCTCCCGCCACATCGTCGGCCCGGTCAAGGGCACGATCGCCGTGCACAACTCCGTCTACCTGCCCGCCAGGGACACCATCGGCTGGTCCTGCCACGACGGCTGCTCCCCGTCCATCCTCAAGCTGCGCAACAACGTCATCGCGGTCGGCGGGGAGGCCGGCTGGGAGGACGGCGCGGGGGCCGACGAGGACGGCGGCGTCTACCAGGGGCGCACCGCCAGGTTCAAGCTGGGGCCCAAGTCGGTGATGGCCGATCCCAAGTTCGTCTCCCGGACCGACCTGCGGCTGCGGCCGGGGTCGCCCGCGCTGGGGCGCGGGGTGGCGCTGACGCCCCAGTGGTACGGCGGCAAGGCGTTCGGCAGGGACATCAAGGGCAAGGCCCTGTCGGGCCCGCTGGACGCGGGGGCCTACCAGCACTGA
- a CDS encoding cation diffusion facilitator family transporter has protein sequence MSDQHRRSSDHEDGHEHGHGHGHGQPGEERRRGVGAVLGRIAHALAPHSHDTSDKTDSALEASNRGMRVLGISFAVLMLTAAVQAVIVYASGSVALLGDTLHNLADALTAVPLAIAFSLGRRAANRRFTYGYGRAEDLAGIVIVLLITASAALAGYEAVRRLLDPQEIQAVGWVAGAAVIGFAGNEWVARYRIKVGKEIGSAALVADGLHARTDGFTSLAVLLGAGGAALGFPVADPVVGLLITIAICFVLRDAAREIYHRLMDAVDPVLVDDAERILATVEGVRRVESVRLRWIGHALHAEVEILVDHDMSVVAAHKVAVEAEHRLIHDLPRLRAATVHTDPDGPDGADHHSPLSTHRTP, from the coding sequence ATGTCCGACCAGCACCGGCGTTCAAGCGACCACGAGGACGGGCACGAGCACGGGCACGGGCATGGGCACGGGCAGCCGGGGGAAGAGCGGCGTCGCGGGGTCGGGGCCGTGCTGGGCAGGATCGCCCACGCCCTGGCGCCGCACAGCCACGACACCTCCGACAAGACCGACAGCGCCCTGGAGGCCAGTAACCGGGGCATGCGCGTGCTGGGCATCTCCTTCGCCGTCCTCATGCTCACCGCCGCCGTCCAGGCGGTCATCGTCTACGCGTCCGGCTCCGTCGCGCTGCTCGGCGACACGCTGCACAACCTCGCCGACGCCCTCACCGCCGTGCCGCTGGCCATCGCGTTCTCGCTCGGCCGCCGCGCCGCCAACCGCCGCTTCACCTACGGGTACGGCCGCGCCGAGGACCTGGCCGGCATCGTCATCGTGCTGCTCATCACCGCCTCCGCTGCCCTGGCCGGGTACGAGGCGGTGCGGCGGCTGCTCGACCCCCAGGAGATCCAGGCCGTGGGCTGGGTGGCCGGGGCGGCGGTGATCGGGTTCGCCGGGAACGAGTGGGTGGCCCGCTACCGCATCAAGGTCGGCAAGGAGATCGGCTCGGCCGCGCTGGTCGCCGACGGGCTGCACGCCAGGACCGACGGCTTCACCTCGCTGGCCGTGCTGCTCGGCGCGGGCGGCGCCGCGCTCGGCTTCCCCGTGGCCGACCCCGTGGTGGGGCTGCTCATCACGATCGCCATCTGCTTCGTGCTGCGTGACGCGGCTCGCGAGATCTACCACCGGCTGATGGACGCCGTAGATCCGGTGCTGGTGGACGACGCCGAGCGCATCCTGGCGACGGTGGAGGGGGTGCGGCGGGTGGAGTCCGTACGGTTGCGGTGGATCGGGCATGCGTTGCACGCCGAGGTGGAGATTCTCGTCGATCACGACATGTCGGTCGTGGCCGCTCACAAGGTGGCCGTCGAAGCAGAGCACCGGCTCATCCACGACCTGCCCCGGCTCCGCGCCGCCACCGTCCACACCGACCCGGACGGCCCCGACGGCGCCGACCACCACTCGCCCCTCTCCACCCACCGCACCCCCTGA